A window of Cryptomeria japonica chromosome 3, Sugi_1.0, whole genome shotgun sequence contains these coding sequences:
- the LOC131874086 gene encoding uncharacterized protein LOC131874086 translates to MAARASSTPRATPRSGRQRDKAWKYGIAGSKKGEVTCTECTKWMTGGINRLKYHLAQIPGYGVEACPKSTPEIIREMKAILAENDMHKEERQKTREAMAAVMNPTLSTSGPIGHTRGRQSLSSFGDNEGEASGTPVRSNPNFFVPHNVLGAQPSLEGTGWNKEKHQQARIAASNFWFYNNLSFNAANNVYWEGFVNAVIVAGKGFKAPTGHDFSGPLLEKAVKNTQGVVDDQKRYWKRKGCSILSDGWIDGWNRTLLNFLVASNGAMVFIKSVDASNEIKNAKTLCNLLDGVVQEVGVENVVQIITDNAVAYVFAGRMLMERHPSITWSPCAAHCLDLVLEDIGKIGWVKKVVEDARSVTKFIYNHTWVLALMRKHTNGKDLVRPGVTRFASHFITLQSILSAIPHLKQMFVSNAWLGSAYSKRPEAEKIVSIVFDEGFNKSGEELTTVTEPLVRVLRMVDGEGMPMGFIYEAMDRAKEAISHYYRRNTIKCEILWRIIDRRWTNQLHQPIHAFAYFLNLKFYFSDSFRADEEVMAGVITCIDKMTPDPKLRDKVLDKLEIYGGRIMVLTCLIFKR, encoded by the exons CAAgggcaagttcaactccaagggcaaccccaaggtcaggaagacaaagagataaagcatggaaatatgggattgcaggaagcaaaaagggggaggtcacttgcaccgaatgcacaaaatggatgactggtggaatcaatagattaaaataccaccttgcacaaatacctggatatggtgtggaggcatgccccaaatcaactcctgaaattattagagagatgaaggccattcttgctgagaatgatatgcataaggaagaaaggcaaaaaacaagagaagccatggcagctgtaatgaatcccacattgtccacttcgggtcccattggtcacactcggggtcgtcagtcactttcatcttttggtgacaatgagggtgaggctagtggcactcctgttagatcaaaccctaatttttttgtaccacaCAATGTTCtaggtgcacaaccttcacttgaaggtacaggatggaataAAGAGAAGCATCAACAAGCACGgatagcagcttcaaacttttggttttacaataatctatctttcaatgcagcaaacaatgtgtattgggaaggtTTTGTTAATGCAGTAATAGTtgcgggtaaggggtttaaggccccaacaggtcatgacttcagtgggccattgctagagaaagctgtgaaaaatacacaaggtgtggttgatgatcaaaaaaggtattggaagagaaaaggatgcagcattttatctgatggatggatagatggatggaataggactcttctcaacttcttggtggcttcaaatggtgcaatggtattcataaagtctgttgatgcctcaaatgaaataaaaaatgcaaagacTTTGTGTAATTTGTTGGATGGTGTGGTCcaggaagttggagttgagaatgttgtccaaattatcacggacaacgCAGTTGCATATGTATttgcaggtagaatgcttatggagaggcatccttcgattacatggagtccttgtgctgcacattgcttggacttggtgctagaggacattgggaagattggatgggtgaagaaggtggttgaagatgcaagaagtgtcaccaaattcatctacaaccatacttgggtgcttgctttgatgagaaaacacacaaatggcaaggaccttgtgcgacctggagtgacacgatttgctagccacttcatcactttgcagagcattcttagtgccattcctcatcttaagcagatgtttgtgtcaaatgcttggttggggtctgcatactccaaaagacctgaagcagagaagattgtgagcattgtttttgatgaagggttcaataaaagtggagaggagttgactacg gtgacagaacctttggtaagggttcttcgtatggtggatggagagggcatgccgatgggtttcatttatgaggccatggatagggccaaagaggccatttcacattactatcgtaGAAATACAAtaaaatgtgaaatcctttggcgcatcattgatcgtaggtggacaaaccaactccaccaaccaatacatgccttcgcctactttttgaacctgaaattctacttctctgattcatttagggctgatgaggaggtcatggcaggtgttattacatgcattgataagatgacacctgatcccaagttgagagacaaggttcttgataagttggag atttatggtgggagaattatggtgctgacatgcctaatcttcaaaagatag